A single genomic interval of Solimonas sp. K1W22B-7 harbors:
- a CDS encoding acyl-CoA dehydrogenase family protein, with amino-acid sequence MGFGLKILNRIGGSSMLDDPKTRKTATALLKGATSTGFRLIGTVNRQFKSAPRPNKALRPGAGSPELFDLTPTDEQQMVRDTVAGFAAEQLRPAAQASDTACETPKALLAAVAELGIGSMQVPEALGGVAGSERSVVTNALIAEALAHGDLGMAVACLAPVGVAVALAEWGTAQQQASYLPSFTDEKAPAATIAVLEPRPLFDPFKLSTAARRTDAGGYILSGEKSLVPIAASAELFLVAASTTHGPALFIVESGTKGIHISAEPAMGLRAAATARVRFDNVQLSASALLGGGEGDFSYENFIARSRLAWCALAVGTAQAALDYLVPYCNERIAFGEPISHRQAVAFNLSNIAIEGDGMRLLTWRAAALAAAGKPFVREAALARRLCADKGSVIGADAVQLLGGHGFVKEHPVERWYRDLRAVAIMEGGVLL; translated from the coding sequence ATGGGCTTCGGGCTGAAGATCCTCAATCGCATCGGCGGCTCGTCGATGCTGGACGATCCCAAGACCCGCAAGACCGCCACCGCGCTACTCAAGGGCGCCACCTCCACCGGCTTCCGCCTGATCGGCACCGTCAACCGCCAGTTCAAGAGCGCGCCGCGCCCGAACAAGGCCCTGCGCCCCGGCGCCGGCTCGCCCGAGCTGTTCGACCTGACGCCGACCGACGAGCAGCAGATGGTGCGCGACACCGTCGCCGGCTTTGCCGCCGAGCAGCTGCGTCCGGCGGCGCAGGCCTCCGACACCGCCTGCGAGACGCCCAAGGCCCTGCTCGCCGCCGTGGCGGAGCTGGGCATCGGCTCCATGCAGGTGCCCGAGGCGCTGGGCGGCGTCGCCGGCAGCGAGCGTTCGGTGGTGACCAATGCACTGATCGCCGAGGCCCTGGCGCATGGCGACCTCGGCATGGCCGTGGCTTGCCTGGCGCCCGTGGGCGTGGCCGTGGCCCTGGCCGAATGGGGCACGGCGCAGCAGCAGGCCAGCTATCTGCCGAGCTTCACCGACGAGAAGGCGCCGGCCGCCACCATCGCCGTGCTGGAGCCGCGCCCGCTGTTCGATCCCTTCAAGCTGTCCACCGCGGCCAGGCGCACCGACGCCGGCGGCTACATCCTCAGCGGCGAGAAGTCGCTGGTACCGATCGCCGCCAGCGCCGAGCTGTTCCTGGTCGCCGCCAGCACCACGCATGGCCCGGCGCTGTTCATCGTGGAGTCCGGCACCAAGGGCATCCACATCAGCGCCGAGCCGGCGATGGGCCTGCGCGCCGCCGCCACCGCGCGCGTGCGCTTCGACAACGTGCAGCTCAGTGCTTCCGCCCTGCTTGGCGGCGGCGAGGGTGACTTCTCCTACGAGAACTTCATCGCGCGCAGCCGCCTGGCCTGGTGCGCGCTGGCGGTCGGCACCGCGCAGGCGGCGCTGGACTACCTGGTCCCCTACTGCAATGAGCGCATCGCCTTCGGCGAGCCGATCAGCCATCGCCAGGCAGTGGCCTTCAACCTCTCCAACATCGCCATCGAGGGCGACGGCATGCGCCTCTTGACCTGGCGTGCAGCCGCTCTTGCCGCTGCAGGAAAGCCCTTCGTGCGCGAGGCCGCGCTGGCTCGCCGTCTGTGTGCCGACAAGGGTAGTGTGATCGGTGCCGACGCCGTCCAGCTGCTGGGCGGCCACGGTTTCGTCAAGGAGCATCCGGTGGAACGCTGGTACCGCGACCTGCGCGCGGTGGCAATCATGGAAGGCGGCGTTCTGCTCTGA
- a CDS encoding acyl-CoA dehydrogenase family protein produces the protein MINLENPKKFRGLVDQAHQVAREIFRPNSRKYDLAEHEYPKELDILGALLDGMSASGAGEGAGAAGVRRDSVQDQGNRNSSNMSTALGTMELCWGDVGFLLTMPRQGLGNSAIASVANDEQLKRFAGRWAAMAITEPHCGSDSAAIRTSATKDGDYYVLNGDKIFVTSGDRADLVVVWATLDKNIGRAAVKSFVVEKGTPGLELVRLEHKLGIRASDTVQFALRDCRVHKDNLLGDPEVNVEKGFAGVMQTFDNTRPLVAAMGVGLARACLEETRKILEQAGIVIDYNRPASVQSAAAAQFMAMEADYEAARLLTLQAAWMADNRKPNSLQASMAKAKAGRSCVDIALKCVELCGSQGYGEGELLEKWARDSKIIDIFEGTQQIQLLIIARRLLGKSSAELK, from the coding sequence ATGATCAATCTCGAGAATCCCAAGAAGTTCCGCGGCCTGGTCGACCAGGCCCATCAGGTGGCGCGCGAAATCTTCCGCCCCAACTCGCGCAAGTACGATCTGGCCGAACACGAGTACCCGAAGGAGCTGGACATCCTCGGTGCCCTGCTCGACGGCATGAGCGCCAGCGGCGCCGGCGAGGGCGCCGGCGCGGCCGGCGTGCGCCGTGACTCGGTGCAGGACCAGGGCAACCGCAACAGCAGCAACATGTCGACCGCGCTGGGCACCATGGAACTGTGCTGGGGCGACGTCGGCTTCCTGCTGACCATGCCGCGCCAGGGCCTGGGCAATTCCGCCATCGCCTCGGTGGCCAACGACGAGCAGCTCAAGCGCTTCGCCGGCCGCTGGGCGGCCATGGCCATCACCGAGCCGCATTGCGGTTCCGACTCCGCCGCGATCCGCACCAGCGCCACCAAGGACGGCGACTACTACGTCCTCAACGGCGACAAGATCTTCGTCACCAGCGGCGACCGCGCCGACCTGGTGGTGGTCTGGGCCACGCTGGACAAGAACATCGGCCGCGCCGCGGTGAAGTCCTTCGTGGTGGAGAAGGGCACGCCGGGCCTGGAGCTGGTGCGCCTGGAGCACAAGCTCGGCATCCGCGCCTCCGACACGGTGCAGTTCGCCCTGCGCGACTGCCGCGTCCACAAGGACAACCTGCTGGGTGACCCCGAGGTCAACGTCGAGAAGGGTTTTGCCGGGGTCATGCAGACCTTCGACAACACCCGCCCGCTGGTGGCGGCCATGGGCGTCGGCCTGGCCCGCGCCTGCCTCGAAGAGACGAGGAAAATCCTCGAACAGGCCGGTATCGTCATCGACTACAACAGGCCGGCATCCGTCCAGTCCGCCGCCGCAGCGCAGTTCATGGCAATGGAGGCCGATTACGAGGCCGCCCGCCTGCTGACGCTGCAGGCTGCGTGGATGGCGGACAACCGTAAACCGAATTCCCTGCAGGCCTCGATGGCGAAGGCCAAGGCCGGCCGCAGCTGCGTCGACATCGCACTCAAGTGCGTCGAGCTCTGCGGCAGCCAGGGATACGGCGAAGGCGAGCTGCTGGAGAAGTGGGCGCGCGACTCGAAGATCATCGACATCTTCGAAGGCACGCAGCAGATCCAGTTGCTGATCATTGCGCGGCGCCTGCTGGGCAAGTCATCGGCGGAGCTGAAGTAA
- a CDS encoding general secretion pathway protein GspB, which produces MKQLMMTLRPRRRRSRALLAGGAALLLASIGAQLLRPAPATHTTATQDSADRIFSWPDRWFGADTTRPGPLQAATTGIPPAAGAYAAPAEPFPAPGAEAADDTPELPDNDEDPPSLADDDSGSDAYADSPLGADLPDSDYGETPAYSASYSVDEPNDYLQPQAASARTVAASRAATASTARPAARRLRELAPAPQADLPRLTIEAHVYHADARRRLVVVNGQRYAEADVLAEGPRVAQIVEEGVVMEWRGERFLLTLRSQRVVAKAAPDRKPL; this is translated from the coding sequence ATGAAACAGCTGATGATGACGCTCCGCCCGCGCAGGCGCCGGAGCCGCGCCCTGCTCGCCGGAGGCGCCGCACTGCTGCTCGCCAGCATCGGCGCGCAGCTTCTCCGCCCCGCGCCGGCGACACACACCACGGCCACGCAGGACTCCGCAGACCGTATCTTCTCCTGGCCGGACCGATGGTTCGGCGCCGACACGACCCGCCCCGGTCCGCTGCAGGCCGCCACGACGGGCATTCCGCCCGCCGCGGGCGCATACGCGGCCCCTGCCGAGCCATTCCCGGCACCCGGCGCCGAGGCAGCGGATGACACCCCCGAACTCCCCGACAACGACGAGGACCCACCCTCCCTCGCCGACGACGACAGCGGCAGCGACGCCTACGCCGACAGCCCGCTCGGCGCGGACCTGCCGGACTCCGACTACGGCGAGACGCCGGCCTACAGCGCCAGCTACTCGGTCGACGAGCCCAACGACTACCTGCAGCCGCAGGCGGCATCCGCGCGGACGGTGGCGGCCAGCCGCGCGGCCACAGCCTCCACCGCGCGGCCTGCCGCACGCCGCCTGCGTGAACTGGCGCCCGCGCCGCAGGCCGACTTGCCGCGCCTGACGATCGAGGCGCACGTCTACCACGCGGATGCCCGCCGCCGCCTGGTGGTGGTCAACGGCCAGCGCTACGCCGAGGCAGACGTCCTCGCCGAAGGCCCGCGTGTGGCGCAGATCGTCGAGGAGGGCGTCGTCATGGAATGGCGCGGCGAGCGCTTCCTGCTCACGCTGCGCTCGCAGCGGGTCGTCGCCAAGGCAGCCCCGGACCGGAAGCCGTTATAG
- a CDS encoding alkaline phosphatase, whose translation MQARRSLLRTAWAAAAIAAAFGSGAQAAPTVSRLTPPSELFRTSGASAAPVIARFLPQQRFDLQATVRPDAGQTITAVTFSVDGTPVAGTVDLVTTGLVSGLPAGTTVATLRAYTNATPGLHTLTVSATQSDAATVSSDGNFEIVGLGKGSVVKNIIFFLGDGMGAGHRTAARIAQGGVTQGRVIAPLAMDTFPYGAQISTASLNSIVTDSAPGMSNYVTGNKAQNNQEGVFPDDTAAAFDNPRFEYLPAMMHRLRATRTGIVTTSDVFDATPAAVAVHTANRGAGTGIVDQFFDERNSNGLYVLMGGGRKWFLPNPTTCTGIDPKCGSAGSTANFNGSARAAGTDYVLPASLASAWGVPAGVSDPGRDLIAEFVGAGFSYAPDAAGLSSAPITKPLLGLFSLSNMNVALDKLGKRRGTSTVVDNFGFPDQPLLPEMTKKALDVLNYKNKKGFFLLVEGASIDKQSHNEDSDRVIMETIEFDKAIGVAKNFALANTNTLIVVSADHENGGFAVIGASTVATSDLVTRSTSGAGTGAAGPRGSNGGVPVVGTYDNAKFPIYVKAADGYPQSMDPDGKLLVGYGANADRYEDWLTNALPLRDSQQPGNGVAPLSSFPANPINQDTAGGFLVTGQTSEAVAAHTANDIPLSAYGKTAKNFHGTLDNTDVFFLLSRAAFGGKAVP comes from the coding sequence ATGCAAGCCCGTCGTTCCCTTCTCCGCACCGCCTGGGCCGCCGCCGCGATCGCCGCGGCCTTCGGCTCCGGCGCCCAGGCGGCGCCCACCGTTTCCCGCCTGACCCCGCCGAGCGAGCTGTTCCGCACCAGCGGCGCCAGCGCCGCCCCGGTCATCGCGCGTTTCCTTCCGCAGCAGCGCTTCGACCTGCAGGCGACGGTCCGGCCGGATGCCGGCCAGACCATCACCGCCGTGACTTTCTCCGTGGACGGCACGCCGGTCGCCGGCACGGTCGATCTCGTCACCACCGGCCTGGTGAGCGGCCTGCCGGCCGGCACCACGGTCGCCACCCTGCGCGCCTACACCAACGCCACGCCGGGCCTGCACACGCTGACCGTCAGCGCGACGCAGTCCGACGCCGCCACGGTGTCCAGCGACGGCAACTTCGAGATCGTCGGCCTGGGCAAGGGCAGCGTGGTCAAGAACATCATCTTCTTCCTCGGCGACGGCATGGGCGCCGGCCACCGCACCGCCGCGCGCATCGCGCAGGGCGGCGTCACGCAGGGCCGCGTCATCGCACCGCTGGCGATGGACACCTTCCCCTACGGCGCGCAGATCAGCACCGCCTCGCTGAACTCGATCGTCACCGACTCGGCGCCGGGCATGTCCAACTACGTCACCGGCAACAAGGCGCAGAACAACCAGGAAGGCGTGTTCCCCGACGACACCGCCGCCGCCTTCGACAATCCCCGCTTCGAGTACCTGCCGGCGATGATGCACCGCCTGCGCGCCACCCGCACCGGCATCGTCACCACCTCCGACGTGTTCGACGCCACCCCTGCCGCGGTCGCCGTGCACACCGCCAACCGCGGTGCCGGCACCGGCATCGTCGACCAGTTCTTCGACGAGCGGAACAGCAACGGCCTGTACGTGCTGATGGGCGGCGGCCGCAAGTGGTTCCTGCCCAACCCCACCACCTGCACCGGCATCGATCCCAAGTGCGGCAGCGCCGGCTCCACGGCCAACTTCAACGGCTCCGCGCGCGCCGCCGGCACCGACTACGTGCTGCCGGCCAGCCTCGCCAGCGCCTGGGGCGTCCCGGCGGGCGTGTCCGATCCGGGCCGTGACCTGATCGCCGAGTTCGTCGGCGCCGGCTTCTCCTATGCGCCCGATGCCGCCGGCCTGAGCTCCGCGCCGATCACCAAGCCGCTGCTGGGCCTGTTCTCGCTGTCGAACATGAACGTCGCGCTGGACAAGCTGGGCAAGCGCCGCGGCACCTCGACGGTGGTGGACAACTTCGGCTTCCCCGACCAGCCGCTGCTGCCGGAGATGACCAAGAAGGCGCTCGACGTCCTGAACTACAAGAACAAGAAGGGTTTCTTCCTGCTGGTGGAAGGCGCGTCCATCGACAAGCAGTCGCACAACGAGGACTCCGACCGCGTGATCATGGAAACCATCGAGTTCGACAAGGCCATCGGCGTGGCCAAGAACTTCGCCCTGGCCAACACCAACACGCTGATCGTCGTCTCGGCCGACCATGAGAACGGCGGCTTCGCCGTGATCGGCGCCTCTACCGTGGCGACCTCGGACCTGGTCACCCGTTCCACCTCCGGCGCCGGCACCGGCGCGGCCGGCCCGCGCGGCAGCAACGGCGGCGTCCCGGTGGTGGGCACCTACGACAACGCCAAGTTCCCGATCTACGTCAAGGCCGCGGACGGCTACCCGCAGTCGATGGATCCGGACGGCAAGCTGCTCGTGGGCTATGGCGCCAATGCCGACCGCTACGAGGACTGGCTGACCAATGCCCTGCCGCTGCGCGACAGCCAGCAGCCGGGCAACGGCGTTGCCCCTCTCAGCAGCTTCCCGGCCAACCCGATCAACCAGGACACCGCCGGCGGCTTCCTGGTCACGGGCCAGACCTCGGAGGCCGTGGCGGCCCACACCGCCAACGACATCCCGCTGAGCGCCTACGGCAAGACCGCGAAGAACTTCCACGGCACCCTCGACAACACCGACGTGTTCTTCCTGCTGAGCCGTGCCGCCTTCGGCGGCAAGGCCGTGCCCTGA